In the Corynebacterium anserum genome, GCCGTGAAACCTGCTCAACACGTTGTTGTGGGGGACACGGTGCGAGCCTGGGTGAATCACCGCGAGCACATTGTTGAGGTGGCTAGGCTTCATTCCAAACGCGTGGGGCCGGCTGTTGCCCGCGAGGCTTACATTGACAAATCCCCACCGCCCCCGCCACGGGAGATTGTGGCGTCGATGCCGCGCCGTGAACGCGGGGCAGGCCGGCCGACCAAGAGAGAAAGGCGCCAGATGGATCGACTTATGGGGCGTTCGCCCTAGAACATCTCCAGGGTTTTCTGGCCGATTTTTTGCCAGCGGTTGCCCAGACGACCCGGGCGTGACGAGGCATCGTCTCCTATGTGTACGGTCTT is a window encoding:
- a CDS encoding RNA-binding S4 domain-containing protein encodes the protein MTRDSGSRAVRIDAWVWAVRLYKTRTAAAEAVRAGHVKVNGIAVKPAQHVVVGDTVRAWVNHREHIVEVARLHSKRVGPAVAREAYIDKSPPPPPREIVASMPRRERGAGRPTKRERRQMDRLMGRSP